One Yimella lutea DNA window includes the following coding sequences:
- a CDS encoding DUF2599 domain-containing protein, with product MRQVVVLAVALLCTGCSSTEPTTTSSPNTSTMSSTSSSSRPSPATTSTSTPQPGPPYIGTLTWRPGRHGHDLIVTPTGAGRAVLGQEKEAAAWAEVARREPRADTVSMQRQFACHWRYARSKATWNLETWRMAVPMDQVVSAYCNPGGPE from the coding sequence GTGCGCCAGGTCGTCGTCCTCGCAGTCGCGCTGCTGTGTACCGGCTGCTCGAGCACCGAGCCGACCACCACGTCCTCCCCGAACACGTCCACCATGAGCTCGACGTCGAGTTCGAGTCGGCCGTCGCCGGCCACGACATCGACGAGCACACCGCAGCCGGGTCCGCCCTACATCGGCACGCTCACCTGGCGGCCCGGACGGCACGGTCACGACCTGATCGTCACGCCCACCGGAGCCGGACGCGCCGTGCTGGGGCAGGAGAAGGAGGCGGCTGCTTGGGCGGAGGTCGCCAGGCGCGAGCCGCGGGCCGACACAGTGTCGATGCAACGCCAGTTCGCCTGTCACTGGCGTTACGCCCGATCCAAAGCGACCTGGAACCTGGAAACCTGGCGGATGGCCGTCCCGATGGACCAGGTCGTGAGCGCCTATTGCAATCCGGGCGGACCTGAGTAG
- a CDS encoding class I SAM-dependent methyltransferase, with protein sequence MISEQLRAAVDATKGFMPDDEGEALHASALAAKPGVWLEIGTYCGKSTRLLSDAARQAGARLVTVDHHHGSEENQPGWEWHDESMVDERSGRLDTFATFRPVLDEYADVLSAVVADTRVVGAWWATPLEVLFLDGNHTEETAQHDYRAFAQHLVPGALLLVHDVFPDPADGGQAPWHVVQSALTDGFEQVEVHGSLRVLRRPTSRS encoded by the coding sequence TTGATCTCGGAGCAACTGCGGGCGGCGGTCGACGCGACCAAGGGATTCATGCCGGACGACGAGGGCGAGGCGCTGCATGCCAGCGCGCTTGCCGCCAAGCCCGGCGTCTGGCTCGAGATCGGTACGTACTGCGGCAAGTCGACCCGTCTGTTGTCGGACGCGGCACGGCAGGCCGGTGCCCGGCTGGTCACTGTCGATCACCACCACGGGTCCGAGGAGAACCAGCCCGGCTGGGAGTGGCACGACGAGTCGATGGTCGACGAACGATCCGGACGCCTTGACACTTTCGCCACCTTCCGCCCGGTGCTCGACGAGTACGCCGACGTGCTGAGTGCCGTCGTCGCCGACACCCGGGTGGTCGGCGCCTGGTGGGCGACACCGCTCGAAGTGCTCTTCCTCGACGGCAACCACACCGAAGAGACCGCGCAGCACGACTACCGCGCGTTCGCGCAGCACCTCGTCCCCGGCGCTCTGCTGCTCGTGCACGACGTCTTCCCCGACCCTGCCGACGGTGGCCAGGCGCCCTGGCACGTGGTGCAGTCGGCGCTTACGGACGGCTTCGAGCAGGTCGAGGTGCATGGTTCGTTGCGAGTCCTGCGCCGCCCGACATCGCGTAGCTGA
- a CDS encoding prenyltransferase, translating to MTAPARDLSLHDALTHERVVRIGDFIASQQDPNGALPWFRGGHLDPWDHVEAAMGLTVAGRHDEAIRAYLWSARTQRPDGSWPMKQTAGVVEEAAADTNQCAYIAVGVWHYYLVTGHSASLARFWPTVEAAINFVVRGQLASGAISWAMNVEREWDDQALLTGSCSTLQAIECACLIAETLGHDRPRWRAAGRGLRDAIRNSPEVFEDRSRYSMDWYYPVLTGAVRDEAAARLIDSGWETFGWPGRGIRCVADEPWVTAAETVELVAALDAIGESDRATELFNDVQFLFDEETGGYWTGMNIPNEQVWPVEQTTWSAAAVLLAADALGQATGGASLFRDAGGWSGWGGAIEGAAS from the coding sequence ATGACGGCACCCGCACGCGACCTCTCGTTGCACGACGCGCTCACCCACGAGCGCGTCGTCCGGATCGGCGATTTCATTGCTTCGCAACAGGATCCGAACGGTGCGCTGCCGTGGTTCCGCGGCGGCCACCTCGACCCCTGGGATCACGTCGAGGCCGCGATGGGTCTGACCGTGGCCGGTCGTCACGACGAGGCGATCCGGGCCTACCTGTGGTCGGCGCGTACCCAGCGGCCCGACGGATCCTGGCCGATGAAGCAGACCGCCGGCGTCGTCGAGGAAGCTGCAGCCGACACCAACCAGTGCGCCTATATCGCGGTCGGTGTCTGGCACTACTACCTGGTCACCGGACACAGCGCGTCGCTGGCCCGGTTCTGGCCGACGGTCGAAGCGGCGATCAACTTCGTGGTGCGTGGACAGCTTGCGTCCGGCGCGATCTCCTGGGCGATGAACGTCGAGCGGGAATGGGACGACCAGGCGCTGCTCACCGGCTCGTGCAGCACCCTGCAGGCCATCGAATGCGCCTGTCTCATCGCCGAGACGCTGGGCCACGACCGCCCGCGCTGGCGGGCCGCCGGTCGTGGGCTGCGGGACGCGATCCGTAACTCGCCCGAGGTGTTCGAGGATCGCAGTCGATACTCGATGGACTGGTACTACCCGGTGCTCACCGGGGCCGTGCGCGACGAAGCTGCCGCGCGGCTGATCGACTCCGGCTGGGAGACCTTCGGATGGCCCGGACGCGGTATCCGTTGTGTGGCCGACGAGCCGTGGGTGACCGCGGCCGAGACCGTCGAGCTCGTCGCAGCTCTGGATGCAATCGGTGAATCCGACCGTGCCACAGAGCTTTTCAATGACGTGCAGTTCCTCTTCGACGAGGAGACCGGTGGTTACTGGACCGGCATGAACATTCCGAACGAGCAGGTCTGGCCGGTGGAACAGACCACCTGGTCGGCCGCGGCCGTCCTGCTCGCGGCCGACGCGCTAGGACAAGCCACCGGGGGAGCCTCGCTGTTTCGTGATGCCGGTGGTTGGAGTGGCTGGGGCGGCGCGATCGAAGGAGCGGCGAGTTGA
- a CDS encoding class I SAM-dependent methyltransferase: protein MLTVDFDRFPVSPGMNLIDVGCGQGRHSFEAYRRGCNVTAFDMNESDLADVKTMFGAMEAEGEAGFPAIAQVQAGDARAMPFEDGSFDRVIASEILEHIHEDEAVMAELFRITKPGGLVAVTVPRNWPEQVCWKLSDEYHEVEGGHIRIYKASELVDKLTRAGFQPYAQHHAHALHAPYWWLKCAVGSDNDNFATKAYHRLLVWDMMSAPLVTRLAEKSLDPVLGKSFVVYLRKPEHS, encoded by the coding sequence ATGTTGACCGTTGACTTCGACCGCTTCCCGGTCTCACCCGGGATGAACCTGATCGACGTCGGTTGCGGCCAGGGACGGCACTCCTTCGAGGCGTATCGCCGTGGCTGCAACGTGACTGCATTCGACATGAACGAATCCGACCTGGCCGACGTGAAGACGATGTTCGGTGCGATGGAGGCCGAGGGTGAAGCGGGCTTCCCAGCCATCGCCCAGGTGCAGGCCGGCGACGCCCGCGCGATGCCGTTCGAGGATGGCAGCTTCGACCGGGTGATCGCCTCGGAGATCCTCGAGCACATCCATGAGGACGAGGCCGTGATGGCCGAACTTTTCCGGATCACCAAACCCGGTGGTCTGGTCGCCGTGACCGTGCCGCGCAACTGGCCCGAACAGGTCTGTTGGAAGCTCTCCGATGAGTACCACGAGGTCGAGGGCGGACACATCCGTATCTACAAGGCGTCCGAACTCGTCGACAAGCTCACCCGCGCCGGATTCCAGCCGTACGCGCAGCACCACGCGCACGCGCTGCACGCCCCGTACTGGTGGCTGAAGTGCGCGGTCGGCAGCGACAACGACAACTTCGCGACGAAGGCGTACCACCGCCTGTTGGTCTGGGACATGATGAGCGCGCCGCTGGTCACCCGGCTCGCCGAGAAGTCGCTCGACCCGGTGCTCGGCAAGAGTTTCGTGGTCTACCTCCGCAAGCCGGAGCATTCATGA
- a CDS encoding glycosyltransferase family 4 protein, which translates to MPQNVRAERGLRVALSSYRSKPHSGGQGVYVRNLSRELVALGHDVEVFSGPPYPELDAGVRLTTVPGLDLYREPDPFRTPHIREFRSDLDVLEFATMCTAGFPEPRVFGLRLDRLLRSRLSQFDVLHDNQTLAPGILELERRGLPVLTTIHHPISRDRRLEIEHARGWDRVTKRRFYGFVQMQARVARKTSHVLTVSEGSAQDIVTDFRVPRERISIVPVGVAVETFAPPSLPRVRGRLVTIASADVPLKGVPVLIEALKNMRTDAWSELIIVAAASERTQKSLADAGLLDRVSFRSGLTDLELAGLIGSAEALVVPSRYEGFSLPAIEAMGCGTPVVASAVGALPTLVSGGAGALVPPNDPVALANSLTEVLSSPDLRTAMGAAGRRRAVATYSWRAVAEQTADLYRDVIRARRTSGTMKENEHVDR; encoded by the coding sequence GTGCCGCAGAACGTACGTGCCGAGCGCGGCCTTCGGGTCGCGCTGTCGTCGTATCGCAGCAAGCCGCACTCGGGCGGCCAGGGCGTGTACGTCCGCAATCTCTCGCGGGAACTGGTCGCACTCGGCCACGACGTCGAGGTGTTCAGCGGTCCGCCCTATCCCGAGTTGGACGCAGGGGTGCGGCTGACAACGGTCCCGGGGCTTGACCTGTACCGCGAGCCCGACCCCTTCCGTACCCCGCACATCCGCGAATTTCGTTCCGATCTGGACGTATTGGAGTTCGCGACGATGTGCACTGCGGGGTTCCCGGAGCCCCGGGTGTTCGGTCTTCGCCTGGACCGCCTGCTGCGCTCGCGGCTGTCGCAGTTCGACGTGCTGCACGACAACCAGACGCTCGCTCCGGGCATCCTCGAACTGGAGCGACGCGGGCTACCGGTGCTCACCACGATCCATCACCCGATCAGCCGGGACCGTCGCCTGGAGATCGAGCACGCCCGTGGGTGGGATCGCGTCACCAAGCGTCGGTTCTACGGCTTCGTCCAGATGCAGGCTCGCGTCGCTCGAAAGACTTCGCACGTGTTGACGGTGTCCGAGGGTTCGGCGCAGGACATCGTCACCGACTTCCGCGTGCCCCGCGAACGCATCAGCATCGTCCCGGTCGGGGTGGCGGTCGAGACGTTCGCGCCGCCGTCGCTGCCGCGCGTCCGTGGGCGGCTGGTGACGATCGCGTCGGCCGACGTGCCGCTCAAGGGCGTGCCGGTGTTGATCGAAGCGCTGAAGAACATGCGCACCGACGCGTGGTCGGAACTGATCATCGTCGCAGCCGCAAGCGAACGCACCCAGAAGTCGCTGGCAGACGCCGGCCTGCTCGACCGGGTGAGCTTCCGCTCCGGCCTCACCGATCTCGAACTCGCCGGCCTCATCGGGTCGGCCGAAGCCCTCGTCGTGCCCTCGCGATACGAAGGATTCTCGCTGCCGGCGATCGAGGCGATGGGGTGTGGGACGCCGGTCGTCGCGTCCGCGGTCGGCGCCCTGCCGACGCTCGTGTCCGGTGGCGCGGGAGCACTCGTGCCGCCGAACGACCCCGTCGCACTGGCAAATTCACTGACCGAAGTGCTGAGTTCGCCGGATCTTCGTACCGCCATGGGCGCGGCCGGTCGACGGCGCGCGGTGGCGACGTACAGCTGGCGTGCCGTCGCCGAACAAACAGCAGACCTCTACCGGGACGTGATCCGTGCTCGACGGACGTCCGGCACGATGAAGGAGAACGAACATGTTGACCGTTGA
- a CDS encoding flavin-containing monooxygenase: protein MSEQQMHEQTRQHPALKDRYDVVVVGAGLSGIDAGYRLQTMCPDKDYVILEGRESMGGTWDLFKYPGIRSDSDMFTLGLPFEPWTGKKSIADGADILDYLKDTAAKHGIDERIVHRTKVTDASWDSATAEWTLTLTTPGGESTVRSRFIYLCSGYYDYDEPYDPAFTGRDDFRGEVIHPQFWPQEFDPAGKKIVVIGSGATAVTLVPALADRGAEVTMLQRTPSYVLALPNTDPIANVLQRTLSPQRAYSMIRMKNATQALSLYLASRRAPKTIGNMLRKGVMAQVRGTDVTERDFTPPYGPWDQRLCIVPDGDLFKAIRSGKANVVTDTVDSFVPEGIRTGSGQVIEADAVVTATGLKMLAGGGITLTVDGAKVDMGSRYIYRGMMINGVPNIAMCVGYTNASWTLRADLTSQYFATFINHLDAQGYAYGYPHVDSAMDARPALDLDAGYVLRSMAEFPKQGDRAPWFLHQNYLRDRRDTRRADVSKDMTFVRRAEQHDIQEIAAPAVV, encoded by the coding sequence GTGTCCGAACAGCAGATGCACGAGCAGACGCGGCAGCACCCTGCCCTCAAGGACCGCTACGACGTCGTCGTGGTGGGTGCCGGTCTGTCGGGGATCGATGCCGGCTACCGGTTGCAGACGATGTGTCCGGACAAGGACTACGTCATCCTCGAAGGCCGCGAGAGCATGGGCGGCACCTGGGACCTGTTCAAATACCCGGGCATCCGCTCCGACTCGGACATGTTCACCCTCGGGCTGCCGTTCGAGCCGTGGACCGGTAAGAAGTCCATCGCTGACGGCGCCGACATCCTGGACTACCTCAAGGACACTGCGGCCAAGCACGGCATCGACGAGCGCATCGTCCACCGCACCAAGGTCACGGACGCCTCCTGGGACAGCGCCACCGCCGAGTGGACGCTGACGCTCACCACACCGGGCGGCGAAAGCACCGTACGCAGCCGCTTCATCTACCTCTGCTCGGGCTATTACGACTACGACGAGCCCTACGACCCCGCGTTCACCGGCCGTGACGACTTCCGGGGTGAGGTCATCCATCCGCAGTTCTGGCCGCAGGAGTTCGACCCGGCAGGCAAGAAGATCGTCGTCATCGGTTCGGGCGCGACCGCCGTCACCCTTGTCCCGGCGCTCGCCGACCGGGGCGCAGAGGTGACGATGTTGCAGCGCACGCCTTCCTACGTCCTGGCGCTGCCGAACACCGACCCGATCGCGAACGTGCTGCAACGGACACTGTCGCCGCAACGCGCCTACAGCATGATCCGGATGAAGAACGCCACTCAGGCGCTCTCCCTCTACCTGGCCAGCCGCCGGGCGCCTAAGACGATCGGCAACATGTTGCGCAAGGGCGTCATGGCCCAGGTGCGCGGCACCGACGTCACCGAGCGCGACTTCACCCCGCCGTACGGGCCGTGGGACCAACGGCTGTGCATCGTGCCGGACGGCGACCTGTTCAAGGCCATCAGGAGTGGCAAGGCGAATGTCGTCACCGACACCGTCGACTCGTTCGTGCCCGAAGGCATCCGCACCGGATCCGGTCAGGTCATCGAGGCGGACGCGGTCGTCACGGCGACCGGGCTGAAGATGCTCGCCGGTGGCGGCATCACGCTCACCGTCGACGGGGCGAAGGTCGACATGGGCAGCCGCTACATCTACCGCGGCATGATGATCAACGGCGTGCCGAACATCGCGATGTGCGTCGGTTACACCAACGCCTCGTGGACGCTGCGTGCCGATCTCACGTCGCAGTACTTCGCGACGTTCATCAACCACCTGGACGCCCAGGGGTACGCGTACGGCTACCCGCACGTCGACTCCGCCATGGACGCCCGACCGGCCCTCGACCTGGACGCCGGGTACGTGCTGCGGTCGATGGCCGAGTTCCCCAAGCAGGGTGACCGCGCACCGTGGTTCCTGCACCAGAACTACCTGCGCGACCGGCGCGACACCCGGCGAGCCGACGTCAGCAAGGACATGACGTTCGTCCGTCGCGCAGAGCAGCACGACATCCAGGAGATCGCCGCTCCCGCGGTGGTGTGA
- a CDS encoding glucose-6-phosphate dehydrogenase, with the protein MTTKQTTKSVTFLILGAGGDLTQRLLLPGLGSLLAVESDREVQVIGADRADLTTASFRALVRDRLKKGGADAKTAGRIAGKAHYIKADLLDPSALADLVQAAEGELVVYFALPPAISMKVCAQLEKLDLPASTRLGLEKPFGADEKSARQFNKQLQRVVDEDRIFRVDHFLGVSTVLNLIGMRFANRMLQPIWNAEHIERVEILYDEDLALEGRAGYYDQAGALRDMLQSHLLQILAIFAMEPIASLDPQELADLKAQVLRATHIWENNPKEYAQRARYTAGSINGRSVPSYVKEKGVESSRNTETLAQLTVQIDNNRWAGVPFVLRSGKAMGAPRKQVIVYFRDVPHLPKGFIGDHTGDAMIIDLKPGRVSFKLSMNAEGDPLDLEQKTLSADLAGAQMTAYGEVLRYLMDDNQLLSVRADSAELCWKIVAPAIKAFEQNLVPIQQYKAGSDGPEGWLADDSVAIGQESAELTSTSNKGRTARTTTARPAKG; encoded by the coding sequence ATGACGACGAAGCAGACGACCAAGTCCGTCACCTTCCTCATCCTCGGCGCCGGCGGTGACCTCACCCAGCGCCTGCTGCTCCCCGGACTCGGCAGCCTGCTGGCGGTCGAGTCCGACCGCGAGGTGCAGGTGATCGGTGCCGACCGTGCCGACCTGACAACGGCCTCGTTCCGCGCCCTGGTGCGCGATCGGCTGAAGAAGGGCGGCGCCGACGCGAAGACCGCCGGGCGCATCGCCGGCAAGGCGCACTACATCAAGGCCGACCTGCTCGACCCGTCCGCGCTCGCCGACCTCGTCCAGGCGGCCGAGGGCGAACTCGTCGTCTACTTCGCGCTCCCGCCGGCCATCTCGATGAAGGTCTGCGCCCAACTGGAGAAGCTCGACCTGCCCGCGTCCACCCGTCTGGGTCTGGAGAAGCCGTTCGGCGCCGACGAGAAGTCGGCCCGGCAGTTCAACAAGCAACTGCAGCGAGTGGTGGACGAGGACCGCATCTTCCGCGTCGACCACTTCCTCGGCGTCTCGACCGTCCTCAATCTCATCGGCATGCGGTTCGCCAACCGCATGCTCCAACCGATCTGGAACGCCGAGCACATCGAGCGGGTCGAGATCCTCTATGACGAGGACCTCGCGCTCGAGGGCCGCGCCGGCTACTACGACCAGGCAGGTGCGCTGCGCGACATGCTGCAGAGCCACCTGCTGCAGATCCTGGCCATCTTCGCGATGGAGCCGATCGCCAGTCTCGATCCGCAGGAACTGGCCGATCTCAAGGCTCAGGTGCTGCGTGCCACCCACATCTGGGAGAACAACCCGAAGGAGTACGCGCAGCGCGCGCGCTACACCGCCGGTTCGATCAACGGCCGCAGCGTGCCCTCGTACGTCAAGGAGAAGGGCGTCGAATCCTCGCGCAACACCGAGACGCTCGCCCAGCTCACCGTCCAGATCGACAACAACCGGTGGGCCGGCGTCCCGTTCGTGCTGCGCAGCGGGAAGGCGATGGGCGCTCCCCGAAAGCAGGTCATCGTCTACTTCCGCGACGTGCCGCACCTGCCCAAGGGGTTCATCGGCGACCACACCGGCGACGCGATGATCATCGATCTCAAGCCCGGACGGGTGTCGTTCAAGCTGTCGATGAACGCCGAGGGTGACCCGCTCGACCTGGAGCAGAAGACGCTGTCGGCCGATCTCGCGGGAGCGCAGATGACGGCCTACGGCGAAGTGCTGCGCTACCTGATGGACGACAACCAGTTGCTCAGCGTGCGAGCGGACTCGGCCGAACTGTGCTGGAAGATCGTCGCTCCGGCGATCAAGGCATTCGAACAGAATCTGGTGCCGATCCAGCAGTACAAGGCCGGCTCGGACGGACCCGAGGGCTGGTTGGCCGACGACTCGGTCGCCATCGGTCAGGAGAGCGCCGAACTCACTTCGACGTCCAACAAGGGTCGTACCGCGCGGACGACGACGGCTCGTCCCGCCAAGGGCTGA
- a CDS encoding OsmC family protein, with protein MNHSYSTSLRWEGTTATGYDDYSRQHQIDVVGKHHLTLSSDPAFRGDPSLTNPEELLLAAASSCQLLSFLAVAARARADVRSYVDHAEAVMANDERPLWVNEIRLNPVIEISGGKQPDKWERWVRIAHQECFIARSLRSRMTVRATFVTGDGEHTVVEVTDA; from the coding sequence GTGAACCACTCCTACTCGACCTCTCTGCGGTGGGAAGGGACGACGGCGACCGGGTACGACGACTACTCGCGGCAACACCAGATCGACGTCGTGGGCAAACATCATCTGACCCTCAGTTCCGACCCCGCCTTCCGTGGCGACCCCAGCCTGACCAACCCCGAAGAACTGTTACTCGCCGCAGCCAGCAGTTGCCAACTGCTGTCCTTCCTCGCCGTCGCAGCACGCGCACGGGCTGACGTGCGTTCGTACGTCGACCACGCCGAAGCGGTCATGGCGAACGACGAAAGACCGTTGTGGGTCAACGAGATCCGACTCAACCCGGTCATCGAGATCAGCGGCGGCAAGCAACCGGACAAGTGGGAGCGCTGGGTGCGGATCGCTCACCAGGAGTGCTTCATCGCCCGTTCACTGCGATCACGGATGACCGTGCGCGCCACCTTCGTCACCGGCGACGGCGAGCACACGGTCGTCGAGGTGACCGACGCCTGA
- a CDS encoding 8-oxo-dGTP diphosphatase → MTEQPIDMCLALVVDLDRRRVLLGRKLRGFGEGKVIAPGGKLEAGESALEAAVRELAEETSLSSYVRDARSVGELLFTWADPQRTPFRVSLVMIERWTGEAEASAELSPFWCPLDEIPYADMWDDDRIWLPNVLRGDVVTATIGYDFVGEFVTSVDLDAAGRKARQSRVTPR, encoded by the coding sequence GTGACCGAGCAACCGATCGACATGTGCCTTGCGCTGGTCGTAGACCTGGATCGGAGACGGGTTTTGTTGGGTCGCAAGCTGCGTGGGTTCGGCGAGGGCAAGGTGATCGCACCCGGTGGGAAGCTCGAAGCGGGAGAGTCCGCGCTCGAAGCGGCGGTACGGGAACTGGCGGAGGAGACGTCCCTGAGTTCGTATGTCCGGGACGCGCGGTCAGTGGGGGAGTTGTTGTTCACCTGGGCCGACCCGCAGCGGACGCCGTTCCGGGTGTCGCTGGTGATGATCGAGCGCTGGACGGGCGAGGCCGAGGCGTCAGCTGAGTTGTCGCCGTTCTGGTGCCCGCTGGACGAGATCCCGTATGCGGACATGTGGGACGACGACCGCATCTGGCTGCCGAACGTGCTGCGTGGCGACGTGGTCACGGCGACGATCGGCTACGACTTCGTCGGCGAGTTCGTCACCTCCGTCGATCTGGATGCCGCCGGGCGCAAAGCGCGACAGTCGCGCGTTACGCCCCGGTAG
- a CDS encoding ATP-dependent 6-phosphofructokinase, producing the protein MNIGILTSGGDCPGLNAVIRGAVMKGDRIYGVNFQGIRDGFRGLVEDDIRPLPRHDVRGLSRTGGTILGTSRIGPFGEGGGGSARVKQVMERNEMDAIIAIGGEGTLTVARMLHDDGIKVVGVPKTIDNDLSATDYTFGFDTAVSIATESIDRLRTTAESHHRCMVVEVMGRHVGWIALHAGLASGAHAILIPEQPVSMEQICGWVESALDRGRAPLVVVAEGFMPDGAEIVRDALDGFGRPRLGGVGEWLGPIIEQRTDIETRVMTLGHLQRGGVPTSYDRVLATRFGLAAIDAVMDSKWGHMVSLRGIDIETVPLSEGTADLKSVPQSRWDEAAVLFG; encoded by the coding sequence GTGAACATCGGCATTCTGACCAGCGGCGGCGACTGCCCCGGCCTGAACGCAGTTATCCGTGGTGCGGTGATGAAGGGCGACCGCATCTACGGCGTCAACTTCCAGGGCATCCGCGACGGATTCCGTGGGCTCGTCGAGGACGACATCCGCCCCCTGCCCCGCCACGACGTTCGAGGGCTCTCCCGCACCGGCGGCACGATCCTCGGCACCTCGCGCATCGGGCCGTTCGGCGAAGGTGGCGGCGGCTCGGCTCGGGTGAAGCAGGTGATGGAACGCAACGAGATGGACGCGATCATCGCCATCGGTGGCGAAGGCACCCTCACCGTCGCGCGGATGCTGCACGATGACGGCATCAAGGTCGTCGGCGTGCCGAAGACCATCGACAACGATCTCTCGGCGACCGACTACACCTTCGGTTTCGACACTGCGGTGTCGATCGCGACCGAGTCGATCGACCGGCTGCGCACCACCGCGGAGTCGCACCACCGCTGCATGGTGGTCGAAGTCATGGGACGCCACGTCGGTTGGATCGCCCTGCACGCCGGTCTCGCCAGTGGTGCACACGCGATCCTCATCCCCGAGCAACCGGTGAGCATGGAGCAGATCTGCGGATGGGTGGAATCGGCGCTCGACCGCGGCCGCGCACCGCTGGTCGTCGTGGCCGAAGGCTTCATGCCGGACGGTGCGGAGATCGTCCGCGATGCCCTCGACGGCTTCGGACGACCCCGCCTCGGCGGTGTCGGCGAATGGCTCGGCCCGATCATCGAACAGCGCACCGACATCGAGACCCGGGTCATGACGCTCGGTCACCTGCAGCGTGGGGGCGTGCCGACGTCCTACGACCGGGTGCTCGCCACCCGGTTCGGGCTGGCCGCGATCGACGCCGTGATGGACTCCAAGTGGGGCCACATGGTGTCGCTGCGCGGCATCGACATCGAAACCGTTCCACTGAGCGAAGGCACCGCCGACCTGAAGTCCGTGCCCCAGAGTCGCTGGGACGAAGCCGCCGTCCTGTTCGGCTGA
- a CDS encoding dienelactone hydrolase family protein, translated as MTHILLLHSALGLRPAVREFADALTARGHTLVVPDYYDGQVFDDEESGVGYRDRTGAKELFKRILPVVEELPADAALAGFSLGSAFAQTLAATRPEAAGVILMHSVAAPFGRWPGAPVQVHRYESDPWIEQDDLDALRASVEAEGTSFEDFVVPGRGHLFTDVHGPDGDREATAATIDRIDALLTRP; from the coding sequence ATGACCCATATCCTGCTGCTGCACTCCGCCCTCGGCCTGCGACCGGCAGTGCGAGAGTTCGCCGATGCGCTCACCGCTCGCGGCCACACCCTCGTGGTGCCCGACTACTACGACGGCCAGGTGTTCGACGACGAGGAGTCGGGCGTCGGATACCGCGACCGCACCGGCGCCAAGGAACTGTTCAAGCGGATCCTGCCGGTGGTCGAGGAACTTCCCGCGGACGCCGCACTCGCTGGGTTCTCGCTGGGCTCGGCCTTCGCGCAGACCCTCGCCGCGACCCGGCCCGAGGCCGCGGGCGTGATCCTGATGCACAGCGTCGCGGCGCCGTTCGGACGGTGGCCGGGTGCGCCGGTACAGGTGCACCGCTACGAGTCCGACCCCTGGATCGAGCAGGACGACCTCGATGCGTTGCGTGCGTCGGTCGAGGCCGAGGGCACGTCCTTCGAGGACTTCGTCGTCCCCGGCCGCGGCCACCTGTTCACCGACGTCCATGGGCCGGACGGCGACCGCGAGGCGACCGCCGCCACGATCGACCGGATCGACGCGCTGCTGACCCGTCCGTGA
- a CDS encoding GNAT family N-acetyltransferase, translated as MKVTTWTLEMRSPDDLRGPAQLPEGLTVTESTSVTPEFARFLYGLVGGPWRWTDRLDWSRQQWSEDLAAPGTRFLIAYADGVPQGYLQLGASAIGQTTDMEIKYFGLVESAIGCGLGSALLTRGIERAWQTTGLPKVSRVWVHTCSLDGSAALRTYRARGLNVVDEVVTDEDYPDQPLGSWMSTGGR; from the coding sequence GTGAAGGTCACCACCTGGACGCTGGAGATGCGTTCACCGGACGACCTCCGTGGCCCGGCCCAGCTTCCCGAGGGCTTGACCGTCACCGAATCAACTTCGGTGACACCGGAATTCGCTCGCTTCCTGTACGGACTGGTCGGCGGTCCGTGGCGCTGGACCGACCGCCTCGATTGGTCTCGTCAGCAGTGGTCCGAGGACCTCGCCGCGCCCGGCACTCGCTTCCTGATCGCCTACGCCGACGGCGTTCCACAGGGCTACCTGCAACTCGGTGCGTCGGCGATCGGGCAGACCACGGACATGGAGATCAAGTACTTCGGACTGGTGGAATCGGCGATCGGCTGTGGACTGGGGTCGGCGCTACTCACCCGAGGCATCGAGCGCGCCTGGCAGACAACGGGATTGCCGAAGGTCTCGCGTGTCTGGGTGCACACCTGCTCGCTCGACGGATCTGCCGCGCTACGCACCTACCGAGCACGCGGGCTGAACGTCGTCGACGAGGTAGTCACCGACGAGGACTACCCCGATCAGCCGCTGGGCAGCTGGATGTCGACCGGCGGCCGGTGA